One stretch of Spirochaeta lutea DNA includes these proteins:
- a CDS encoding GerMN domain-containing protein, translated as MARQNEKKRGLSLGILFWIACILLVLVVFLFSRSNIQRVLEETKLIEVVNTELRGEGAANDDTGEESTPTSPDAENQTEPILQNQNEEVSGSSGRVNQDTGDDSMPADTVSNPEPIQPSETQNLQEEDQGADSTTATEQSSQTQESPPSKVRTFQLFFVKPREDGTIAVEARQRGIRFIDSPLTATIQALIAGPVTEDRNAGYTSLIPEQSQLISAWVREGTAFLNFNDSFRFNPYGLEGNKAQLQQIIFTATEFPTVDQVQILIEGDYVEYISGDGIYVGAPLRRGSF; from the coding sequence ATGGCACGGCAAAACGAAAAGAAACGGGGCTTATCCCTGGGTATCCTATTTTGGATCGCTTGTATTCTTTTAGTACTTGTGGTTTTTCTCTTTAGCAGGAGCAATATCCAACGGGTTCTAGAGGAGACGAAGCTCATTGAGGTTGTAAATACCGAGTTGCGTGGAGAGGGTGCTGCAAACGACGATACTGGAGAAGAATCCACTCCCACGAGTCCTGATGCGGAGAACCAGACGGAGCCCATCCTCCAAAACCAGAATGAAGAGGTGTCCGGTTCATCCGGGAGGGTGAACCAAGATACGGGCGATGACTCGATGCCGGCCGATACCGTATCAAATCCGGAGCCCATCCAACCATCCGAGACTCAAAACCTGCAGGAGGAAGATCAGGGGGCTGATAGCACCACCGCAACGGAACAGAGCAGTCAGACTCAGGAATCCCCACCGAGTAAGGTGAGGACCTTTCAACTATTTTTTGTGAAGCCTAGGGAGGATGGCACCATTGCCGTAGAAGCACGACAACGGGGAATCCGTTTTATCGATAGTCCCTTGACTGCCACCATCCAGGCGCTCATCGCCGGACCCGTAACCGAAGACAGGAACGCCGGGTATACCAGTCTGATTCCTGAACAGAGTCAGCTTATTTCCGCATGGGTACGGGAAGGTACCGCATTCCTGAACTTCAATGATAGCTTCCGGTTTAATCCCTACGGGTTGGAGGGTAACAAAGCCCAGTTGCAGCAGATCATTTTTACCGCAACCGAATTTCCAACGGTGGATCAGGTTCAGATTCTAATCGAGGGTGATTACGTTGAGTATATCAGCGGCGATGGTATATATGTAGGCGCTCCTCTGCGGCGAGGCTCCTTCTAA
- a CDS encoding SAM-dependent methyltransferase, whose amino-acid sequence MASTRPPRVPLLTLLMRRYPEEEKKTLYAWILCGEIRVNGTGVKDPKQVVSEDSFLEHRGGGYVSRGGDKIASVFPYLLERYPPLDPSGAYVLDAGASTGGFSDFLLQAGASRVYCLDVGYNQLDYRLRTDPRVTVLERCNVLDVEELIRQGRIDPAPWFCTADLSFRSIQGAASALLASSTKGLLLALIKPQFERRYASKHRGRTGGGWSDDFEGIVSEDEIPDILEDVRSRLSREGVQILEVLPSGVPGAKGNQEYFFLMTMKSGN is encoded by the coding sequence ATGGCTAGTACGAGACCCCCTAGGGTTCCCCTGTTAACCCTTCTGATGAGGCGGTACCCTGAGGAAGAGAAGAAGACCCTCTATGCCTGGATCCTATGCGGAGAGATCCGGGTGAACGGCACCGGGGTGAAAGATCCCAAACAGGTGGTGTCGGAGGATAGTTTTCTGGAACACCGGGGCGGGGGCTATGTATCCCGAGGTGGTGACAAGATTGCTTCAGTTTTTCCCTACCTCCTGGAGCGGTATCCTCCCTTGGATCCTTCAGGGGCATACGTGCTGGATGCCGGAGCATCCACGGGAGGGTTCAGCGATTTTCTTCTTCAGGCGGGGGCCTCCCGGGTGTACTGCCTGGATGTGGGGTATAACCAACTAGATTACCGGCTGCGGACGGATCCCCGGGTCACGGTGCTAGAGCGCTGTAATGTTCTGGACGTAGAGGAGCTCATCCGTCAGGGAAGGATTGATCCTGCTCCATGGTTTTGTACAGCAGATTTAAGCTTCCGAAGCATCCAGGGAGCCGCTTCAGCATTACTCGCTAGTAGTACAAAGGGTTTGCTCCTGGCCCTCATTAAACCGCAATTCGAGCGGCGGTATGCGTCGAAACATCGAGGAAGAACCGGCGGTGGATGGTCGGACGACTTTGAAGGTATTGTTTCCGAGGATGAAATCCCGGATATTCTCGAGGATGTCAGGAGTAGACTCAGCCGTGAAGGGGTTCAGATTCTTGAGGTTCTGCCATCGGGGGTTCCGGGGGCGAAGGGCAATCAGGAGTATTTTTTTCTGATGACCATGAAATCTGGCAATTAA
- a CDS encoding TIGR00282 family metallophosphoesterase: MDKELTVLFIGDIIGQPGIRAIVSMLPNLKRGYNPDLIVINGENAADGFGITPEIADSLFAAGADIITTGNHVWQQREIIPYMKDHPTLLRPANYPPGAPGTGAVIVEKHGVRFAVLNLQGRMRMWPIDCPFRKARDLIKKIEGKADIVLIDMHAEAPEEKEALAFDLDGRISALVGTHTHIQTADERILPRGTAYISDLGATGPRNSIIGFDPETGIRRSLTQLPLKSEVAQTPAVVHGVVLGLDGETRRARWIRRIKEQSLV; this comes from the coding sequence GTGGATAAAGAACTAACAGTATTGTTTATTGGGGATATAATTGGACAGCCAGGAATACGGGCAATTGTTTCGATGCTTCCTAATTTGAAGAGAGGGTATAACCCGGATTTAATTGTGATCAACGGCGAAAACGCTGCCGACGGCTTTGGAATCACCCCGGAAATAGCAGACAGCTTATTTGCTGCCGGGGCGGATATCATCACAACAGGAAACCATGTGTGGCAGCAACGTGAGATAATCCCCTATATGAAGGATCATCCCACCCTGCTGAGGCCGGCGAACTATCCCCCCGGGGCACCGGGAACCGGGGCTGTCATCGTAGAGAAGCATGGGGTTCGGTTTGCAGTTCTGAATCTCCAGGGACGTATGCGTATGTGGCCCATTGATTGCCCCTTCCGTAAGGCTCGGGACCTGATAAAAAAAATAGAAGGCAAGGCGGATATCGTGCTCATTGATATGCATGCCGAGGCGCCGGAAGAAAAGGAAGCCCTGGCCTTCGATTTGGATGGAAGGATTTCTGCTTTGGTAGGAACTCATACCCACATACAAACCGCTGATGAACGTATTCTACCCCGGGGTACCGCATATATCTCAGATCTCGGGGCGACCGGGCCGCGAAACAGCATTATCGGGTTCGATCCGGAAACAGGCATTCGGCGCAGTCTAACCCAGCTTCCCCTGAAGAGCGAGGTGGCTCAAACGCCTGCGGTGGTGCACGGGGTCGTGCTGGGGCTGGATGGAGAAACAAGAAGGGCACGGTGGATACGACGTATCAAAGAGCAATCCCTCGTCTGA
- a CDS encoding MFS transporter: protein MKGYYKITILIGLGFFTMGLMDPLYDAYVPAFLDDYLDSKFLIGLIMTLDNVFALFLIPLVASLSDRTNTPIGRRMPYILVTVPLSGIFFSLLPYGATPYGTITVLILIIFLLNLAKQAARGPVVALMPDLVPANLRSEANGVINTMGGIAAIVGTVVLAPMMDISIDLPLIGNTLRKLPFLISGVLVILATILLFIFVKEKKHAQKNSSESPEEPVKTADSLRKVFGINGDPSAALILLSLFFWFLAYQGILPFVTIYSKDILGVSEGLAGLSPGSVAIAYALFAIPSGILAHRIGRRRVITISLRGIIVVLGLVFIHDPLTSFFGLSSQVSWITFLVLFFCFGIFWGSIVTNSFPMLWQMASFTTMGIYTGLYYFFSQGAAILSPLLSGGLIDVSTRVFGPEVGLRSIFLYGIICMAVAMLLMARVKAGEATDLPAEPQTPQAD, encoded by the coding sequence ATGAAAGGCTACTACAAAATAACCATCCTAATCGGATTAGGATTCTTCACCATGGGATTAATGGATCCCCTCTACGATGCGTACGTACCTGCATTTCTGGATGATTATCTGGATTCAAAATTCCTCATCGGCCTGATTATGACCCTGGATAATGTATTTGCCCTCTTCTTAATCCCCCTGGTTGCATCATTATCTGACCGAACCAACACCCCCATCGGCCGACGGATGCCCTATATTCTGGTCACCGTACCATTGTCCGGGATTTTCTTCAGCCTTCTTCCCTACGGCGCGACGCCCTACGGAACCATCACCGTCCTCATCCTGATTATCTTCTTATTAAATCTAGCGAAACAAGCAGCCAGGGGGCCGGTTGTAGCCCTCATGCCCGACCTTGTACCCGCCAACCTGAGAAGTGAGGCGAACGGCGTTATTAACACCATGGGGGGGATCGCAGCCATCGTGGGTACGGTGGTCCTCGCTCCTATGATGGATATTTCCATTGATCTACCATTGATTGGTAATACCCTGAGGAAGCTCCCCTTCCTCATCTCCGGGGTATTGGTAATCCTCGCTACCATCTTGCTCTTCATATTTGTGAAGGAAAAGAAACATGCTCAAAAGAATTCCTCTGAGAGTCCGGAAGAACCGGTAAAAACAGCCGATTCTCTGCGAAAGGTATTCGGTATTAACGGTGATCCGAGCGCTGCCTTAATACTCCTTTCCCTGTTTTTCTGGTTTCTTGCCTACCAGGGCATCCTTCCCTTTGTAACCATATACAGCAAAGATATACTAGGGGTTTCCGAGGGGCTTGCAGGACTCAGCCCGGGTTCGGTGGCAATCGCCTATGCACTCTTCGCCATACCCTCGGGGATCCTGGCCCACCGTATCGGAAGACGTCGGGTTATAACCATAAGCTTGAGAGGGATCATCGTTGTCCTTGGCCTTGTTTTCATCCATGATCCGCTGACCTCGTTCTTCGGACTTTCAAGCCAAGTCAGCTGGATAACCTTTCTTGTCCTGTTCTTCTGTTTCGGGATCTTCTGGGGAAGTATAGTCACCAACTCATTTCCAATGTTATGGCAAATGGCGAGCTTTACTACCATGGGCATTTATACGGGGCTCTATTATTTTTTCAGTCAGGGCGCCGCCATTCTCAGCCCCTTACTTTCCGGGGGCTTAATCGACGTATCCACCCGGGTGTTCGGGCCCGAGGTGGGACTGCGGAGCATTTTTCTCTACGGAATCATATGTATGGCCGTGGCAATGCTCCTCATGGCTCGGGTAAAAGCCGGGGAAGCAACGGATCTCCCAGCAGAGCCCCAGACGCCCCAGGCAGACTAG
- the rny gene encoding ribonuclease Y, producing the protein MQVVLWISLPLAGIILGWTIRWLYARFQLSSAEQRSERLKRDAVKDAEALKRELVIETKDELLRERNQQEKELRERRQEQQKFEKRLIQKEENLDSKIAYVERQQQLFADRERKIQDREAELGRAEEDLRNELERISSLTTDEAKKLIIASMEDEARHDAQGLINKIEQEAQLTSERKGREILISTIQRMTSEVNAEVTVASVSLPNDEMKGRIIGREGRNIRTLETLTGVDVIIDDTPEAVVVSCFDPVRKEIARRSLERLISDGRIHPTRIEEVVQKVTQEISQFIYEEGEKVLFDLGIHHMKPEGIRGLGRLVFRTSYGQNVLAHCKEVAIFAGMIAAEIGADTEIAKRAGLLHDIGKGIESDGDSNHVELGVELVKRMGEDPKVINAIAAHHGDVPHSCVESVIVQIADAISASRPGARRETLDNYIKRLENLEKIAEDFDGVDKAYAIQAGRELRIMVDHEKVSDLEARDIARAIAKRIENELRYPGRIKVTMIRETRIVEYAR; encoded by the coding sequence ATGCAAGTAGTACTTTGGATATCCCTTCCTCTTGCCGGTATAATTCTAGGTTGGACAATCCGATGGCTTTACGCCAGATTTCAACTTTCCTCAGCGGAACAAAGATCCGAGAGGCTAAAGAGAGACGCAGTAAAAGACGCCGAAGCCCTAAAACGGGAATTGGTTATAGAAACAAAAGATGAATTACTACGGGAACGAAATCAACAGGAGAAAGAACTCAGGGAAAGACGACAGGAACAGCAGAAGTTCGAGAAGCGTCTTATCCAGAAAGAAGAAAACCTAGATAGTAAAATTGCTTATGTCGAGAGACAGCAGCAGCTGTTTGCTGACCGCGAGAGGAAAATACAGGATAGAGAGGCAGAATTAGGCCGGGCTGAAGAGGATTTGCGCAATGAACTTGAGCGAATTTCGAGCCTGACCACCGATGAAGCGAAAAAGCTCATCATTGCCTCCATGGAAGATGAGGCTCGGCATGATGCCCAGGGTCTTATTAACAAGATTGAGCAGGAAGCTCAGTTGACGTCGGAGCGAAAGGGCCGGGAAATCCTCATCAGTACCATTCAGCGGATGACCAGTGAGGTCAATGCTGAGGTTACGGTGGCGTCAGTATCCTTGCCCAACGATGAGATGAAGGGCCGGATTATCGGGCGCGAGGGGCGGAATATCCGAACCCTGGAAACACTTACCGGTGTGGATGTAATCATTGATGACACCCCGGAAGCGGTGGTGGTATCGTGTTTTGACCCGGTGCGTAAGGAGATTGCCCGGCGGTCCTTAGAGCGGCTGATATCTGATGGAAGGATTCATCCTACCCGTATAGAAGAGGTTGTTCAGAAGGTAACCCAGGAAATCAGTCAGTTTATCTACGAAGAGGGCGAAAAGGTTCTCTTTGACCTTGGGATTCATCACATGAAACCCGAGGGGATTCGCGGCCTTGGGCGGCTGGTATTCCGTACAAGTTACGGACAGAATGTCCTAGCCCACTGTAAGGAAGTCGCTATCTTTGCCGGCATGATTGCCGCTGAGATTGGTGCTGATACCGAGATCGCTAAGCGGGCGGGATTGCTCCACGATATCGGAAAGGGAATCGAGTCCGACGGAGATTCCAACCATGTAGAGTTGGGGGTGGAATTGGTCAAACGAATGGGTGAAGATCCCAAGGTGATCAATGCTATCGCAGCCCACCATGGGGATGTTCCCCATAGCTGTGTCGAGTCGGTTATCGTTCAGATTGCCGATGCGATCAGCGCCAGTCGTCCCGGGGCTCGTCGTGAGACCCTGGATAACTACATCAAGCGGTTGGAAAACCTGGAGAAAATCGCCGAGGATTTTGATGGTGTCGATAAGGCCTATGCCATTCAAGCCGGCAGGGAGCTGCGGATCATGGTTGACCATGAGAAGGTGAGTGACCTGGAGGCCAGAGACATAGCCCGTGCTATCGCGAAACGTATCGAGAATGAGTTGCGGTACCCTGGGCGGATCAAGGTAACTATGATCCGGGAAACTCGGATTGTGGAATACGCACGGTAA
- a CDS encoding glycine C-acetyltransferase produces MNHLYTTYLQDQLTQIQEAGLWKDETAITGPQDGRVRVSQGTWINLCANNYLGLSNYEPIVSAAIEGLKHRGYGMSSVRFICGTQDAHKALESDISRFLGTEDTILYSSCFDANGGLFETLLGEEDAIISDELNHASIIDGIRLSKAKRYRYKNRNLADLQKNLERAKEEEARFVLIATDGVFSMDGTIAPLEGICELAGIYNALVMVDDSHAFGFYGPDGRGTPWAFGVQDSVDIVTGTLGKALGGASGGFTSGRKEIVQYLRQRSRPYLFSNSLAPPIVAGSRKALEILGDEPDRLERLWENTRYMRRRLTEEGFTISAEDHPIIPIMLGDAQLAAKLAQYLQKRGIFVVSFSFPVVPRGKARIRLQMSAAHDIQELEEVVQAFRDGVKQLT; encoded by the coding sequence ATGAACCATTTGTACACCACCTATCTTCAGGATCAATTAACGCAGATACAAGAGGCCGGACTTTGGAAGGATGAAACTGCCATTACCGGTCCCCAGGACGGACGGGTACGCGTCTCCCAGGGTACTTGGATCAATCTCTGCGCAAACAACTACCTGGGTCTGTCGAACTACGAACCGATTGTATCCGCCGCCATCGAAGGGCTGAAACACCGCGGCTACGGTATGTCGTCGGTGCGTTTCATCTGTGGAACCCAGGATGCCCACAAGGCCCTGGAATCCGATATCTCCCGGTTTTTGGGAACCGAAGACACCATCCTGTATTCCTCCTGTTTTGATGCCAACGGAGGGCTGTTTGAAACCCTCCTGGGTGAGGAAGACGCCATCATTTCTGATGAGTTAAACCATGCCAGTATCATTGATGGTATCAGGCTCTCCAAGGCGAAGCGCTACCGGTATAAAAACCGCAATCTGGCGGATCTACAGAAAAACCTGGAGCGGGCAAAGGAGGAAGAGGCGCGATTCGTGCTCATTGCGACTGACGGCGTGTTCTCCATGGACGGAACCATTGCGCCCCTGGAGGGAATCTGTGAGCTTGCTGGAATCTATAATGCCCTGGTGATGGTGGACGATAGTCACGCCTTCGGCTTTTACGGGCCCGACGGCCGGGGTACTCCCTGGGCCTTCGGGGTACAGGATTCGGTTGATATTGTTACCGGAACCCTGGGTAAGGCCCTTGGAGGTGCCAGCGGCGGCTTTACATCTGGAAGGAAGGAGATTGTCCAGTATCTCCGACAGCGATCCAGGCCCTATCTCTTCTCCAATTCCTTGGCTCCGCCTATCGTTGCAGGGAGCAGAAAGGCCCTCGAGATTCTCGGGGATGAGCCTGATAGGCTGGAGCGACTCTGGGAAAATACCCGGTACATGCGTAGACGGCTTACCGAGGAAGGGTTTACCATTTCCGCTGAGGACCACCCCATAATTCCGATTATGCTCGGTGATGCCCAATTAGCCGCCAAGCTTGCTCAGTACCTGCAAAAACGCGGTATTTTTGTTGTTTCCTTCAGTTTTCCCGTGGTCCCCCGGGGGAAGGCACGCATCCGGTTACAGATGAGTGCTGCTCACGATATTCAGGAGTTAGAAGAGGTGGTTCAGGCCTTTCGCGATGGGGTGAAGCAGTTAACCTAA
- a CDS encoding Gx transporter family protein yields the protein MPRIPRQHGAEHLGRIQMIAFLGGLSLFLSTIEYLFPKPVPFFRLGLANLPILLSLGVLGFREIFLLSFLKVLGQGLINGTLASYVFLFSLGGTLASVLVMFGMYRIFPRSISYIGISLAGALASNLVQAGLSLTIIFGQTAWVIVPYFLGMGTATGFVMGWFAQVFARQSRWFGWFVSEYGDSHARLPGWPVVVPVTPEELRSEAPVATDPSDSPPLGKKSPRFRWSSQIRSWRREVRSFIVLKTDPRLFFVTGLVGMIAFFLEDELIPRLLQVAVLGLIATGTGKKIRVSYFLTLFITITAFHVLQPSGRVILEVLGLRVTQGALLGGAYKALTLIGFVFLSLGMVQPHLNLPGVVGRLLTRLFSSYEAINDHRRKIRSRRFISIIDGVLFSSYEKVDEKPDPTGAGSETYTTPLLVWIALLGMHAVLWIFLFM from the coding sequence ATGCCCCGAATACCCCGGCAACATGGAGCTGAGCATCTGGGCCGAATACAGATGATAGCCTTTCTCGGCGGGCTTTCGCTCTTTCTCAGCACCATCGAGTACCTGTTTCCCAAACCCGTGCCCTTTTTCCGCCTAGGACTGGCGAATTTACCTATCCTGTTGAGTCTCGGGGTCCTTGGTTTCAGGGAGATTTTTTTGCTTTCGTTTTTAAAGGTTTTAGGCCAGGGACTAATAAACGGAACCTTGGCCAGCTACGTGTTCCTTTTCTCCCTGGGCGGGACCCTGGCGAGTGTGCTGGTCATGTTCGGCATGTACCGGATCTTCCCACGATCGATTTCCTACATCGGCATTAGTTTAGCCGGGGCACTGGCGAGTAATCTCGTCCAGGCCGGGTTGTCGTTAACCATTATTTTCGGACAGACGGCCTGGGTCATTGTCCCGTATTTTCTCGGGATGGGCACAGCTACCGGGTTTGTTATGGGGTGGTTTGCCCAGGTATTCGCCCGGCAGTCCCGCTGGTTCGGGTGGTTTGTTTCTGAATATGGTGATTCTCATGCCCGACTTCCTGGATGGCCAGTGGTAGTACCGGTCACGCCCGAGGAGCTTCGTTCTGAGGCGCCGGTGGCGACGGATCCGTCCGACTCACCGCCGCTCGGGAAGAAAAGCCCCCGATTCCGATGGAGCTCCCAAATCCGCAGCTGGAGAAGGGAAGTGCGCTCCTTCATTGTTCTGAAAACCGATCCTCGGCTTTTCTTTGTTACCGGACTGGTCGGGATGATTGCGTTTTTTTTGGAGGATGAACTCATACCGCGCCTACTTCAGGTGGCGGTGTTGGGACTAATTGCCACCGGGACAGGAAAGAAGATACGGGTAAGCTACTTTCTCACCCTCTTTATCACTATTACCGCATTTCATGTGCTTCAGCCCTCGGGCAGGGTGATCTTGGAGGTCCTCGGACTCCGGGTTACCCAGGGTGCATTGCTGGGCGGGGCGTATAAGGCCCTCACCCTGATCGGCTTTGTCTTTCTGTCCCTCGGAATGGTTCAGCCCCATCTTAATCTTCCCGGGGTTGTGGGGCGGCTGCTCACCCGGTTATTTTCTTCCTACGAGGCCATCAATGACCACCGGAGGAAGATCCGTTCCCGGAGGTTTATTTCTATTATTGATGGGGTGCTCTTTTCCAGCTATGAAAAGGTGGATGAAAAACCTGACCCCACCGGGGCAGGTTCGGAGACATACACCACACCCCTCCTTGTTTGGATCGCTTTGCTCGGCATGCATGCAGTCCTTTGGATTTTCTTATTCATGTAA
- a CDS encoding TIGR01212 family radical SAM protein (This family includes YhcC from E. coli K-12, an uncharacterized radical SAM protein.), translating to MTSVTQESVPFITYSSYLRKRYGRRVQKVGIDAGFTCPNRDGSLGTGGCTYCSISSIRPEYCRTIRDVPGQIRSGISFFDGKYRDQGYIAYFQSYSNTYGDPSVLENMYRQVLEMPEILGVSVATRPDCISPEIVAVLHALQNEYQKEITLELGVETTEASTLTLINRGHSPEQSKAAVEQAVDSGLRVCAHLILGLPGETLEQQVRHGTRISRWGAHGVKIHHLQILKGSPMAEHYLKDRWPQGQKPTLYTLDQYIPVLSRAIQAMRPDLVIERLANDAPQDMILAPRWGGIKNYALSQRVADYMVTQGLSQGQAYQEVP from the coding sequence ATGACATCAGTGACCCAAGAATCCGTCCCATTCATCACCTATTCATCCTACCTCAGGAAACGTTACGGACGCCGGGTACAGAAGGTGGGTATCGACGCCGGCTTCACCTGCCCAAATAGAGACGGATCCCTGGGGACAGGGGGGTGTACCTACTGCAGCATATCCAGTATTCGGCCGGAGTACTGCCGTACCATCCGGGATGTGCCGGGTCAAATCCGCTCTGGAATATCCTTCTTTGACGGCAAGTATCGAGATCAAGGATACATCGCCTATTTTCAGAGTTACTCTAACACCTATGGGGACCCTTCCGTCCTGGAGAACATGTATCGTCAGGTACTAGAAATGCCCGAGATCCTCGGGGTATCCGTTGCTACCCGGCCGGATTGTATCTCCCCGGAGATAGTAGCGGTATTACACGCCTTGCAAAACGAATACCAAAAAGAAATCACCCTGGAACTAGGGGTCGAAACCACCGAGGCCTCCACACTGACCTTGATTAACCGGGGGCATAGTCCCGAACAGAGCAAAGCCGCAGTGGAGCAGGCCGTGGACTCAGGCCTGCGGGTTTGTGCCCACCTGATCCTCGGGCTTCCGGGAGAAACCCTGGAACAGCAGGTACGCCATGGAACGCGAATAAGCAGGTGGGGTGCCCATGGCGTGAAAATCCACCACCTCCAGATTCTGAAGGGAAGCCCCATGGCGGAGCACTACCTGAAGGATCGGTGGCCCCAGGGCCAGAAACCCACCCTCTACACCCTGGATCAGTATATCCCGGTCCTGTCCCGGGCCATCCAGGCCATGCGACCCGACCTGGTCATTGAGCGCTTAGCCAACGATGCACCCCAGGATATGATTCTGGCACCTCGGTGGGGAGGGATTAAGAACTATGCCCTATCCCAGCGGGTGGCGGACTATATGGTTACCCAGGGGCTCAGCCAAGGCCAAGCCTACCAGGAGGTGCCGTAG
- a CDS encoding Maf family protein, which yields MKQIMPFVLGSASPQRHHLVEQLGLTFRVVVSHADETMDSQASPERLVQDLAQEKQRCILAEAEVDTNRELLLTADTLVFVQGRALGKPESADEAHAYLSMLSHRCHEVLTGVAMKGPGVDRLFSVTTKVFFSALSPGDIHWYLEQGEWKGAAGGYRIQGSGSAFISHIEGSHTNVVGLPLREIYGILRSINFWK from the coding sequence ATGAAGCAGATCATGCCCTTTGTTCTGGGGAGTGCATCTCCGCAACGCCACCACCTGGTGGAACAACTCGGTCTGACATTCCGGGTGGTGGTATCCCATGCCGATGAGACCATGGATTCCCAGGCTTCCCCAGAGCGTCTCGTCCAGGACCTTGCCCAAGAAAAACAACGCTGCATCCTCGCGGAGGCTGAAGTGGATACCAACCGAGAACTATTATTGACTGCGGATACCTTGGTATTCGTCCAAGGTAGAGCCCTGGGGAAACCGGAGTCAGCCGATGAGGCTCACGCCTATCTCTCGATGTTATCTCACCGATGTCATGAGGTTCTTACCGGTGTGGCCATGAAAGGCCCGGGGGTGGACCGTTTATTCAGTGTGACCACCAAGGTATTCTTCTCGGCCCTGTCCCCCGGCGATATTCATTGGTATTTGGAGCAGGGGGAATGGAAGGGCGCTGCCGGAGGGTACCGCATCCAGGGCAGCGGTTCTGCCTTCATCTCACATATCGAGGGCAGCCACACCAATGTGGTAGGCTTGCCTTTACGGGAGATATATGGCATTCTCAGGTCCATCAATTTCTGGAAATGA
- the rpsB gene encoding 30S ribosomal protein S2 has protein sequence MAVVTMKNLLESGVHFGHQTKRWDPRMKKFIFAERNGIHIIDLQKTIVCIKEAYEAVRQTVLAGKSVLFIGTKKQAQQAIQQEAERCGMFYVNNRWLGGMLTNFSTITKSLQRLKKLDKMEVDGTFESLTKKEIAKINKERGKLEKNLGGIKEMKELPGIIFIIDTRKEAIAVAEARRMGIPIVAVVDTNCNPEGIDFPIPGNDDAIRAITLFTQIIANAVVEADNEAGLQVIESLQDDEDYDNDEGYAEGREDEMPTAPVGGEAYEKGSEDDDSFTDEDYSNYTPEEKERPAPPKSVEDVVADEAGIDEDKLYEED, from the coding sequence TTGGCTGTAGTAACTATGAAGAACCTGCTGGAATCAGGGGTTCATTTTGGCCACCAAACAAAGCGCTGGGATCCGAGAATGAAAAAGTTCATTTTCGCTGAGCGCAACGGAATTCACATCATCGACTTGCAGAAGACCATCGTCTGCATTAAGGAAGCCTACGAGGCTGTCCGCCAAACCGTACTGGCTGGGAAATCAGTCCTCTTTATCGGTACGAAAAAACAAGCTCAACAGGCTATCCAGCAAGAAGCTGAGCGTTGCGGTATGTTCTACGTGAACAATCGTTGGCTCGGTGGTATGCTCACCAACTTTTCTACCATCACCAAGAGTCTTCAGCGTCTTAAAAAGCTGGACAAGATGGAAGTTGATGGTACATTTGAAAGTCTCACGAAAAAAGAAATTGCAAAAATCAATAAGGAACGGGGCAAGCTCGAGAAGAACCTAGGCGGAATCAAAGAGATGAAAGAGCTGCCTGGGATTATCTTCATCATAGATACCCGCAAGGAAGCTATCGCTGTAGCTGAAGCCCGCCGTATGGGAATCCCCATTGTTGCTGTGGTGGATACAAATTGTAATCCCGAAGGAATTGACTTCCCGATCCCCGGTAACGATGATGCTATCCGCGCAATCACCCTATTTACCCAGATTATCGCTAACGCTGTAGTTGAAGCTGATAACGAAGCCGGCCTCCAAGTAATTGAAAGCCTTCAGGATGACGAAGACTACGACAACGATGAGGGATACGCCGAGGGCCGCGAAGACGAGATGCCCACTGCCCCTGTTGGAGGAGAGGCCTACGAAAAGGGCAGCGAGGATGACGATAGCTTCACCGATGAGGATTACTCTAACTACACCCCCGAGGAGAAAGAACGTCCTGCCCCTCCCAAGAGTGTAGAAGATGTGGTTGCCGATGAGGCTGGTATCGACGAAGACAAACTCTACGAAGAGGACTAA